The genomic interval GCAAGGGGCATGCAGAGGGGGCAGGCTGAGCACAGAGGAAGGTACTCGGCTGTGGATGGCATTCGTACAGGACACCATGACGTCCCAGGCTCACACTTCAGCTTCCCTGGACCTATAATGTAATATTAGCTGTCTGTTGAAGACATATCATGTCTGAGCCTTGTGCTCGAACCTAAGGAGTCTTGCCTTACAGTAAAGAGAACCCAGGCCCCCCTAACCAGACTTAGGTCTCCCAGCAAGGACTGCAATCCAGCCACTGTGCAACCAAAGTTTTAAGTCTTTTCTTTAAagttagggtttctttgtgtagccttggctgtcctggaactcactctgcagaccaaggtggcctcgaactcagagatccacctgcctctgcctcttgagtgccaggattaaaggtgtgtgacccTATGCCCAGCTTGCCAAAGAATTTGGCAAAAATTTCTGATGTCTCCATTGAGTTCAAGACAAACCTTTTACTTCGTAACAATTGTGGATAATATATATCCTCCGAATTCTTCTGAAAGCTCCCCCTGATGTTACTTTATAGGTCAGAACTAAGAAAGTAACATTGCCAGCCCGGGGTAACCAATGAccacacatgcctgcaatcctcaGGCTttggggatggaggcaggagttgCTACACAACAAgtcctgggccagcctgggctacatgagactctgtctcaaacagaaacaaatatgtAAGTCACTATCCATACAGTTCTGTTAACCAAACCTTGGATTTAGTGACATCCCAGATGTTACCCTGATGCCCTTTCTGTTTCAGAACAGAGCcctgaccctttaacacagtttctcATGTGCTACTGATCAGATcaccagccataaaattatttcactgctacctcataactgcaaTGTAACTATcttgatatgcaagatatctgatatgtgacccattCGTGGGGGGTGGGTCTTGACCCACGTGCTGAGAACCTCTAGTTCAGGACTTGATttgattttcaggaaaatggactagcctcctccctccctcccttttctttcttgtcttttcttccaTGTGTTGGCATTACCGGCCAGCCCCACAGCACCTGGTGagtaattattttgtttgttttgagacagggtttctcgatgtagcgctggctgtcctagaactcactctgtagagcaggctggtctggaattcaagagatccacctgtctgtgcctcccaagtgttgtgatcaaaggcatgcaccaccactgcctggcttaactttattcatttacttacttacttacttacttacttacttacttacttttggagttttgaaaatatacttaggcaggccttgaactctcagccaTCACCCTGCCTGCGCCTCGTGGGTGCTGGTCTTAGCAGATACCACATCTCCTGAAACTTTCTGTACTCTGTATTTTGAAGTTATTGTTACAACTCTGCCCCAGTTTTCAAATCAATACCCCCAAAAAACTCACCCGGCCAGGATCAGGAGTGGTGGCTGTCTTGGGAAAGTACCTGCCACACAGGCATGGTGagctgggttccatccccagagcTCACACGAAAAGCCAAGGACGTAGGCAAGAGTTTGTAATCTCAGCCTTGGGGAGGTGAACCCACTGGCTTGCTGGCGGCCAGCCTGCCCAAGCTGGTGAGGTTCCAGTTTagccagagaccctgtctcaaaaagtaaggagaCAGATGAAGAAAGACACCTGATAGTGATATCTGGCCTGCATGGGGACATATAATATGTAgaagtgcacacatgcacatgtacacacatgcacacactatgcATACCTGATCACAGATGCTCCCGGTGTGTGCTGGTACACAGTCATCCACCCTGCTTGGCCTTGCCCCTGTTCAGCTCTGTCCATGTCCTGTCCTATCCTGTCCTACTCTGTGTGACCTGTCCTCCTGTGTCAGTGTCTGCTCCTATTCTGTGGCCCATCCTGCTCTGTCCCTGTCCCGTCCTAATGTTCGGCATGTCCTGCTCCTTGCCCCAGACTCCTCCGCATCCTGGCCTGATGATGTGGTACACCAGTGGCCCAGGCTCTTGAGTTGGTTTCCTGCTGGTTTAGCATCAAcgtggggggggggaatgcaaGTTGGGGCTAGGACATTTCCACTCTCTGATCAGACAGTGCTTGCAGTCACAGCTGCAACTCCTCTGGGGTCTACTGCCCCTGGTGAGCCCAACACATGTGGCTTCCTGCTGCTGGAGCTGCTGGGTGACCTCAGTTGCCTGAAGctgtcctctctctgtttctgcctcttgggTAACCCTTGGAGGTTGGTCCCCAGAACAGAGGCTGCTTTTTGCCTGATAGATGTGCCTGCAGCTGCCCTCCACCCTCAGgcctcctacccccacccccgctggCTCAAGCACCATCACGAAGCCAAAAGATAAGCTTGCCAGGGTGGTACACGCCTATAACCGTAGCCCTCAGATCGGGAGGAAGGGACAGCCTAGGCTATAATGGACCATATCTCCAAACCAAACCTTGAAGACAAAAAAGCTAAAAGTAGCTTTGAGGTTCTGTACAGTGGTCATCATGGCCAATGGCGATGTACCTCACAGTCACCCCTTCCTCTGCAGGGTTACTGGAGGCTGTGAAATCCAGGAGAGCCTTGAGTTGGCGGCTGCCTCAGTACCAGATTATACCGAGGCAAAGGCAGCCTCTCCAGAAATGGCCTTGGACCAGGTCAGCATACCCCCTTCCTACCACGGACTGGCCATCCAAAGAATCCCACTGAGAACAGGTCTAGTCCCAGCAGAGCCGATGAAGACCTTAGTCCCATCCAAATCCAAGCTCAACACCATCGAGGCCAAGAGGATCATGTCAGTCCTGGATGAGGCCATACACAAGATAGAGCTGATAACCCTGATGTCCTACATGGAGTCCCACCCAGAGGCTCTGGAGGACACGCTGCCCGAGGATTTCGTGAGAGCCCTAAGAGAGCACTTGGACATTGGCCAGACCCTGGTGGAGAGGGCCAGCATCCTGCAGAGGAGACACAAGaagctggaggaagaggaagaagccgAGGAAACTAGGAACCAGGAACGCCTACTGTCCCTAGAGCTGCACAAGGTGAACCTGCTGACGCTGGCGCACCAGTTCCGAGACTCCACCAAGACTGTCCTGAGGCTCGTGCTGGGCGAGCCTCAGTTCACCAGGCTGTTACAGGTACAGGCGCCAGGCAGAAGCCCGGGGGCCCAGTGCCTCCTCGACGGTCTGGTGGAGCTTCGAGGTTTCCTCTTTGAGAAGCTCCTCACCAGCCCCATGGAAGTCAGGGAGAAGAACCAATTCATACAGGACATCAGCCGGAGGAGCGAGAGGAACCAGGAGGTCATCGATGACCTCCAGGCTGAGCTGGCCAACGTGCTGAAGAACAAGGAGTCAGAGGTACACCTCCCTAAGGCATCCCCCAAATTAGGGGAGAAACCTCACCCAAACAGGCCAACCCTCTGGGATTTGCCTCTTCTCTCATGGGTTTCAATAGCTCTCTCCCTTCATTTAATCCTCAGAAATTGTTCTGAGCATTTTCCTAGGAGGTCTGTCTGTAGGAAAAGCCCAACCTCCGGAGCTCAAGGAAGGACAAGGGCAGGGCGCTATCAAGGGATGATGTAAGAGAACTAAATCCTGGCCAGAAGGACTAGGGACAGCGCCACTAAGACAGGGAGGACACAGAAAGCGGGATTGAGCCAGACAAGCAAGGCAGACCTTCCCAGCCAGGGGTTGGCAAAGTGTCTGTGTCACTGGCTAAGTGGGTCCTTTGTCTCGGGTAAGATAGACACCAGACATGTGggggaggagttggagagatggctcagaggttaaaagtgcAGGCTTTTGTCTGttggagtcagggtctcactctacagccttgactggcctggaacgcCATAGAatcccacctgcctgtgcctcccaagtgttgggattaaaggcatgcgccaccactcccagtACACATTGCTCTTACAGAGCAACAGAGGTCAGTTCCCAGGCCCTCTGGCCAGCTGCTTGCAAACACTGTTTACTCCAGCTCTCCCGGGGAATCTCACGCCCTCTGCTGGACAccacaggcacctgcattcaCTTGCATGGGGCCAGGCATGGCTCCGTGAAGACAAAGCCTTCTGTGCGAGCCAGGGGATTTGAGTGTGGGCTCCAGAGCCACTCTGTTCCCTGAGACTGGGCAGGCAGGGACAGGAGTCAGTGGCCCACCAGCCTAGCATAGCCAACAAGCTCCAGGCCAAAGAGAGAGGTGTATGACAGTTGAGGCTGTACACACAAAGGctgtacacacaagcacacacatgcacacatgcaggccacTCTATAGCTGTGAACACAGAGCTGTGACATCCAAAGCTTCCGCAGGCAGCTTAAAGTGCACCTGTACCTGCATTCcaaccagccccacccccacccagattTTCCTAGAGAGCGTATTAGAATGAGTCTCAGATCTGTTGCATCTTGGCAGCTGTGGGTCGTCCATGGCTACTGTCTTCCTGCACACACTTGCCAGCTTTCTTTCTGGCTCCATATCCCATCTCCAAAGGGTCACACATCCCACACACTGGGCTCAGTGAGCTAACGGTCTCAACATGTCTCTGTTGTTAGTGTGGAAGCAGCCATGGAGAGTATCAGGACTGAAGGGCTGTGTCCCAATAATACTTTATTGACAGCTATGGCTGGCTGGATTTGCCCTGTAGGCCTTGGCCAACCCCTTTCCTAGGGGAGGGGAGCATGTGGTCCCAGGCCGGAGAGACGCATAAGCCCCTAGGGGAGGGGCACAACCAAAGGCCAGCTGTCCTGTGACTGGGAGTGGGAGGACTGCGTGGCTATTAAATAGGGCCCTGTCCTCATTCGTCCTGGCCTAGGTGGAGAAGGAGAACTTTGTGATCCAGGAGCTGAAGAACCATCTGCACCAGGTGTTCAAGTTTTCGGAGAACAGCCTCCTCCGCACGAAGCAGGAGGCCGAGAAGCAGCAGAAGGTGGATTTCCGGGCCTCCCAGGTCAGGCTGGCCAAGACGCAGCAAGATATCCTGGCGCTTCGGGCACAGTACCACAACCTGGTCATGGAGAAccgggaggcagagcaggcactAAGGAAGGTGCCCTGAGGTCTCAGGggtacagtgggggtgggggtgggggtggggggcagcaggGCTGGCCCAGGGGTGCGAAAGCCCAAGATAGGTGGGATCTCCTGGGAGGTGGGAAGGGGAAGCAGCCAAACCAAGAGTTGGGTCAAGGAGGTCAAATCCCCATCCCAGAATTAGGGCACTAAAGCTCAGTGACCTCCCCAAAGTCCCTGGGCTCCCCTGAGCCCGAAAGGATGATGGCCCCTTCTTGAAGTAGCTCGTGACCCTCAGGCAAACTGAACAGGACCCTTCCGTGTCTGGTTCTCATGAGCTCTGAGGAAGCATAGCTGGAAGTGTGGGCACAGCGCGTGCTGTGAGCATGTGCCAAGCATGGCTGCTTTGTTTGTTCCCTGTCTCAACCGTGCTCCAACCACCTCTCAAGTCTCTTTCCGAGGACACCTTCTTACAGACCAGTCCCCAGTCTTTTCCAGTGTCCTGACTCTCTGAGAATCTCATGGAAGTTGTGTGTCTCCAGACAAAAGGCCGAGGTCTGCACTAGATTGGTGGACAGTCCCAGAGGGTCacgggggtgtggggggtgggagtgctgAAGCCAGCCTGCCTTCAGGGCCCACACTGAGAACAGCTCTGGGGAATCTAGAGGCTCCTTTGGTTTTGTTAAAGACGACGACGCAGAGCTGGGAGGACGGCTCGGCGAGGGAAAGGCCCTTTGCAGTCAAGCCTGataccctgagttcaatccccaggacccataggATAGGAGAGAACccattcctgcaagttgtcctcttcCCCCTGCCCACATTCCACTATTGtttttgtgcatgcacacacacacacacacacacacaccaatgaaaaGACAGTCAATGCACTCCAAAGAAGTCTCCAACTCACAGCAGTCCTCtaccccatccccccactcctttGCCAAGGGCTGTGATCACATGCACCCATCACGACACCCACTATCTGCTCCTTTTCATTTGAGGTAAAAAtccacataaaatacaaatatccaTTTAAAAGCAGCCCACTTGGTATCATGTGGACAGTTTCCTGCAATGCGTCTAGAGGGGGAaaggaggtgggggggaggggggagcacaGCAAGACGGCTCAGTCTTTAACGGAGACTGCTGCCAAGCCGGACAAACTGACTCTGATCCCTGGGACCCCTGTGGTGGCAGGAGAGACCCAACTCCCgccagctgtcttctgacctccatatatgccTGGTGACACAGTGCCCACTTACctcccacacacaaaataaataaatggaattacattttttagtttaaaatttaaaaaaaattaaaactctcaCTGCCCGTAGGCAGGACGCTCCCCCTCATCCCAGCTCTGGCAGCTGCTCATCCTCCATTATGGCACGTCCTGTGAACGGAGTCTGCTTTTTTGCTCTGGCTTCTCCCTCGCCACCATCCCCAAGTCCACCCCTGGTGAAGGCCATGCCTTTGCTCCATTCATTTCTGTGGTCCCATCACATCCCATTTTATGTATGGGGGGGGTTTAtttactgagacagggtctcgctgtgtagccctgactgtcctggaacttgctatgtagaccaggctggccttgaacttggagatccacctgcctctgggttctgggatcaaagCACTGTACCTGgtccatgtgttttcttctttcaatttcgattctttctaaaaaaaaaaaaaaattttatttatttatttattttatgtatatgagtacactgtaggtgtacagatggttgtgagccttcatgtggttgctgggaattgaactcaggatctctgctttctccagccccacttgctcCTGCTCCAGGCCCCGCtccctctggcccaaagatttatttattattatatgtaagtacactgtagctgtcttcagacaccccagaagagggcatcagatctcattacggatggttgtgagccaccatatggtttctgggatttgaactcaggacctccagaagagcagtcagtgctcttaactgctgagccatctcaccagcatccTCAATTCTGATTTTATGTACACGGTTGtattgcctacat from Mus musculus strain C57BL/6J chromosome 5, GRCm38.p6 C57BL/6J carries:
- the Iqcd gene encoding dynein regulatory complex protein 10, producing MALDQVSIPPSYHGLAIQRIPLRTGLVPAEPMKTLVPSKSKLNTIEAKRIMSVLDEAIHKIELITLMSYMESHPEALEDTLPEDFVRALREHLDIGQTLVERASILQRRHKKLEEEEEAEETRNQERLLSLELHKVNLLTLAHQFRDSTKTVLRLVLGEPQFTRLLQVQAPGRSPGAQCLLDGLVELRGFLFEKLLTSPMEVREKNQFIQDISRRSERNQEVIDDLQAELANVLKNKESEVEKENFVIQELKNHLHQVFKFSENSLLRTKQEAEKQQKVDFRASQVRLAKTQQDILALRAQYHNLVMENREAEQALRKKKYKVETEIENWIQKYDMEMGEKQDEYEDLESIHKEEKLQLEELRERHAVLVEEFSQIRAESEINSKKRVEAEREMVRMVRAATLIQAVWKGYLVRSILRSKKKKRGKGKGKDKGKGKEKPKEEKAKEKKPKAKGKGKKK